From the Alkalibacter rhizosphaerae genome, one window contains:
- a CDS encoding FeoB-associated Cys-rich membrane protein, translating to MIFVIAVIMIGAVLKIRKDKKNGGHCSACPYSKSCPSQTSCTMAVEEQRSLDGFDKP from the coding sequence GTGATTTTTGTAATAGCAGTGATCATGATCGGTGCGGTCTTGAAGATACGAAAAGATAAAAAAAACGGAGGTCACTGTTCGGCATGTCCATATAGCAAAAGCTGTCCCAGCCAGACCAGTTGCACCATGGCGGTAGAGGAACAACGCTCTCTGGATGGTTTTGACAAACCCTGA